Sequence from the Miscanthus floridulus cultivar M001 chromosome 16, ASM1932011v1, whole genome shotgun sequence genome:
ATTTGGGTATCTACGGATCTACCGGAAGCGTTAAGAGAGAAGAAGCTAGTGAGAAATCAAGAGATCAGGTTACATACGTATCTCCTGGCCAATCCCAACCTAGAACAGCAAGTCGCCATGAAGCAAACCCATGCGCGAGTCCCCGCTTTTTGAAGTGACTGATGGCCGGCGACTCGGCGTGGTAGGACCACACGCCGAGGTCTCGTGGGGACAGGCCACGTTGGCTCTGAGTTGGTAGGCTTCGGCGCAGTCTGACACAACGCGGATACGAAGAACTCGACGTTTTATTATTTAACGCCAAGCTTTAGtttatttttgcaaaaaaaaatctgAGGAGTCTATTTATAGAAATAGTTTTTAGAAACGactaaaatacaaaaatttcacctTTCGTACGCGCATCATGATTTTTGGAGGAGGAGACGCTATTTTCCTTCCCACACCACAATTAGCACGTCATGATCATGATTAGGAAATGGATAACGCTTGAACTTATCCGCTCGGCTTATCAGTCGTGatacaatgtttttttttctcacaacaaatcagcattagccggcttatcagccgcggAAACTATCAGCCGAACGGCTCAACTTATAGGcagtgctagcgcccggacgtccggacggacgGCCGCGCTCGGCCCAGCACGCCCCTGCCCGAGCCTGCATTTCGCGCGCCCACGCGGGGTTCACGCCGCCCGGGATGATGCCCACGCCGCCAGACCGCACGCAGGGACCGCTCGTGTCCCCTCCGCTTTTTTCACGCGCATTCCAACATgtacaacacccgatctacttttgcaacatccaaacgaaacacttgcaatatacgtccgaaacagctgaaacacttgcaacatacgtctgaaacacttgcaaaacaccagaaaaaacttgaaaacacgTGTGAAGTCATTgcaaacatcaagatgaaacacttgcaacatacgtatgaaaacacctgaaacacttgcatatatatgcaacatcccgatctagtttttgcaacatacttctgaaacagatgaaacatttggaacatacacttagaACATACGTATATAGCCCATTGCAACATCTGCAccacatcccaatctacttttgcaacatctttatgaaacacttgcaacattcctcaaaaacatctaaaacatttgaaatgcatacttgcaacatgcatcgtaTCTCGGTGCGGCCACCTTCGCCGTCTGCATCAGGCGCTGCAGCCATAGTAGGAGACGAGGCCGGAGGGTTTCTGCACTAGGGCTCGACGCTTCTCCTTGTGCAGCGGCCTTAGTGGCTAGCTGGCGGCCGAGGGAGCGGTCACCACGTGTGGGTGCGGCGGTGCCCGCACCATCAGGCAAAGCGGGCCGCAGAGCAGAAGCAGCGGGGCGGCGCGGTGGAGCAGGGGAAGCAGCAGCGCGAAGTGACCGTCGTTGGCAGAACGAGCCGtagagcaggagcagcgaggcaGCCGACGGAGCATGAGCAGGCTGGGTAACCGTTGACGTGCAGAGCAGGTTCTCCTTCTCCTTTCCTTATCCAACCGGCGTAGCATAAAAGACGAACACGGATACCGTAAAAAACGAGCGGGCTCAGAGCAGAGGTTTATTGGACCAGTATACACGGACACGAAGGGGTGTCCGTACCCTGTGCGTAGTATTTCCGTTTCATTATTGTAGTAGTAACTTTATACCAATGATTATAATAATATAACAACATCCTCTCCTGTTACTAGACATTCTCTAATAGCTCATTCATATAATAGTACTTTTCAATTGAAATATCTAACCCCTTCGTTCTCTCATAGAGATTTTTGGAGCCCGTGTATTAGCTAGTTGTTACTTTATAGCTTgatgcttttctttctttctcctcttctctccACCTCAGTAATAAAAACCCAACCTAGTATCTTTTATAGCCTTTATCCGGTATGACCAGATGTTCCGCTAGAAGATAATGTAATGCCACGCATAATGATCATATTGTCAAGAACAATACGCATAACAAAAGATGTAATGCACGTCATATTCTCAAGCAATATAAAGGTGTAAAAATTCTATAATTAATCATTAAATATTTTTTTCACAAACAAATTACTCCCTTCAGGTTAGTAAAAGAAGTCGTTTTAAACGAGGTTTGGGTCAAGCATTAGAAATATAAATTATAAATagcttttaagttgttgagtttggaaatatgaaactatatgaatagatttgtcttgaaatatacttttataaaaatatacatatatcacttttaaataaatatttttatagaaaaataaagtcaaagttatgctttggaaaCCGTAACATTGTCTAAAACGACTTCTTTTACGGACACGAAGGGAGTACTAAAGAGCGATAGCCTATCGCCAGAGTGGACCGCAGCAGGCAGAAAATCAATCTAGAAGTACCAAAAAGAAAAGAAGCGCCGTGATGTCTGAGGTTGGTACGGTCAATGCGTATCGTTATCAGTTGGCCAGGTTCAACATAAATGCCTTACGCCATTGGACTTTCTTTTCAAACCAACACAAATGGTCAAATGCAATCTAGAATGTTATGTTACATAAGTATTAATTTTATTAGTACTTTAAACTAATCAAAATTTAAATCTTTAGTCTCTCTATTCATTTCGTACTACAATGCCTATTTAGATAATCTATATTCTCTATCTAGTTTGTCATAAATTTATCAATACTCTATATGTATTTGCTTTATCCCTACTGGTTTCTAATGTGTATTTAGTTGTAATCAGCTTTCATTGAATCCATTCTATGGCATCATGGGTCCTATTTGACTTTTGATCTTGTTAGTTCTTGATTTTTCATTCAGTTATTAAGTTTAAACTCTAATGCTTGTTGTATTTCTActtaattttttatttatattttaggTTCAAGGTCCTAGACCAGAGTACTATTGTTACTTCAATGGCATTTATTAATAATCATTTCATGTCGGCACCATGACACTCAAAATGTTAAATTTCttctattaaaaaaataatatgcgTAGTAGTACTATTTTATAAAAAAAGATATTGCGGCATTTAAACTATTAGTATTGATATATCATAATATTTCAGTTAAATTGTATACACTTATGCAAAGTAACAACTAACCAGTTTCTTGTAATAGAGTTTTAATACGTATAACTTAAAATCAATAATAAGTGCCATTGCATTGGTATGTGTCGCGGCCCTTGGGCGCTGGAGCAATAATGTTGTTTTTTGTTTCTTTAAATCAAATTCTAGTAATGAGTCAGGTCTCCAACCACCTCTATAACTTAATTTCTAAACATAGTTGGCAGATGACTTCTTTTTCTAGAGAAGTAAAGACAGATGACTTCTGGAGTTGGTTGAGGCTGTCGTGAAAACCACCTCTAgtcaagaaaaaaaaatgctTAACCGTGTGTAGTAGCGGCCATCTGCCTAATTCGATGACGATATCTGTTACACAGCGATATGAAATCCAATGAAAAATTTTTACTCAATGTGATGAAATACATTAAATTTCCAAATATCATCTATTATTCTGTGGAGGAAGCAGCAAAAGACAAATatataaacacacacacacacacaaactacAATACATATGGAAAAGTAATTAAACACAAAACACACATCACTTTTCATCGTCACTCCTATTTCTGGGGTGCCCCGGCCGTGCCAACTGGCATGAACTCGGCCACCTTCTTGGTCGCCGGGCGCGCGGCGAGGCTCTCCCACCAGGCGCTGACGTGCGGGAGCGCCTCAACTAGAGTGGCATACTCTGTGGCCATGAAGCAGTGCATGATGGTGAAGTGGCTGAGGTCCGCGAGGCTAAGGAAGTCGCCGGCGAGATACTTGCTTTGGCTCAACCGTGCCTCATACACCTCCAGCACCTTCTTGAGCTTCTCCACATTCTCGTCGACGACGGCCTGGTTGCGTTCGCGGCCGAGGAACGGCGTGAAGATGCACTCTACCACGATGGCGATCGCCAACGGGCTCAGCTGGTGGGCCTCCACCTCAAGCCACACGTCCACCAGTGCCGCCTGCTCCAGGTTGCCGGTGCCTAGCAGCTCTGGCTTGTGCTTGCGGAGAACGTGCCTCGCGATCGCACGAGATTCTGCAAAATATACATATCACACGCTTAGAACTCGTAGAATCAAAGCAAAATATGTAGTGTTTCAAGTGGATGTTGCAAGATTGTGTTCCAAGCCGATGTTGCGGGTGTttcatctgcatgtttcaagcgtTTCAGATGCTTCAAGCGGATGTTGCAAACGGATGTTGCAAATGCTGgcatatttttttataaacttacTTACAGTAAAAAAGGTTGACCCTTAGGATAAAACTGTGAATTACTCCATCCGTCTAAAAACGTACACCTCACATCTCAAAGATTTAAATAATCCTAGAAAAAGAGTTAAATaatcttaaatttaactaaatatatattaaaattaatattattagattaatcatgaaatatattttcataaccaATCTGTGACACGCCCGATGGATGATGATGAACTTACCGAAGAGCGTGAGGTCGCCGTCCTCGAGCACCGGCACCTTCTCGAAAGGCTGCAGTAATTAAGCACAGGAGCGCGTGTCAGTCGGCGTCGGCGGCGAAGCGAGGGATGGCCGATGAGCGGAGTGAAAGTGAAACCAACAACAAACAAATTCATGGTGGGTCGAGAGGTACGTACGTTCCTGGCGAGGTGCTCCGGGCGGCGGTGGTCGCCGGCCTGGCGGCTCATGGGGACGAGCTCGTAGTCGACGCCGGCCTCCTCGAGCGCCAGCAGAGCCCGCGACACGAACGGCGAGATAGCCCACCCGTACACCTTCACCGCCGGCGTAGCCATGGCTTCCTCTCTACTCTCGCGAGTGCTACGACTAGCTCTAGCTCCTTGAGTGCGCGCGAGATCGAGAGCTCAGCAGCTAGAAATGGTTGATGGATGTGCACCTTCTGCCTGCTGCAGGCCGCTACTTATACAGGAGCgagagaggaggaagagagatgagagaTGACGCTGGCGCTGATGCTtgggggagaggaagaagaagtgaaTTGGTATTTTGGTCAACGGGAGGGTGAACGCGTGACGTCGTTGCTTACGTAGGCGGCTAGTGATTAGGTGCGAGCCCGCTGGCAGGCAAACGCGTGAGTGCACTGAGCAGCAGCTAACAAGCGTTTCTCACATCAGTCAGAGACACTTTCCTGGAAATTCTTATCTTCACTTATATCAGCTCCTACTATCATCATAGTAAGTTCGTaacattagaaaaaaaaaagtttgctaCCTAATATTAGCTGGTTTGACCCGACCAGTAAAATAGTTGTTAGTTACGTATTGGCTAAGAATTAGCTGAACTATTTGCTAGATTTGTTTGGATTCAAAGGAGCTAATTATTAGCAGCAAACTTGGATCCAAATGGGACCTTAGGCGCCTATGCTGAAACGATAGTGTCAAGGCTAGACTGAAAGCAACTATGAAGTCTAGTGCACATTGCTAAACGTGATAAAACCATTGTAAGGGCATCTCcaagagcctttctaaatctcactctctaaatcatcatttggagagtcacttgcataaaaatcgctttctgtatcttttcactctccaacagtCTTTCTATATCTCATGTGCACTCTAAAGAGTCATTCTCATCTTCTATTTTTGGCCAGTGAGAAACCCAGAATAaaagatggctatatttggataaccattTAGAGAAGCTGTTGAAGGTTATTTTTTATCAAAACctctattcctagcatttaggaaggatttagagagtctcttggagttgctctaaaagCATCGTCTCCAAGAGTATCCTAAATCTTCTCCCAATccttgcctttttttttttggcaagatcGGAAAAACCCCCTCTTCAATAACCCCCGATTAAACTTTTGGCACTAAAACCTTCGTGCATTGTGTTTTCCGCGGAAATCAGAACAATTACATTATCTTGTGAATTAAAAATTATTAGGAATTAAACTAATAGCTCAAAGACTTAAACATTCTGAACAAAGATATTCCAAAGGTCACATTTAATTGTCTACTGAAATATCTTGGGGATTAAATTATCAAAACTGGGAAGTAAACATTGTTCTTCGGCAATAAACTTATTTGTCTATACTTAAAAAAAACTAATTCACTGAAGAAAACTAACAAAACAGTAAATACAATAAAAAACATTTTTTTGCCCTAACATAATAAATTCAACAAAGAAAAACATTTGTTTGCCCTTAGAACTGTGTGGCCCACCAGCGGAGCAAAATCATGTTCATCTAATGAGCACGCAAGCAGCCCGATAATGGCCCACTTGTGACCCAGCCTGCCATCCCTTCTGGGTTAAGGCGGGAGCGACGGTATCCATCGATCATTGACCGATTGCTAGGATCGATGACGTACCATTTGACATTTAGTTGGTGAGAAGGTGACATCAGAGGTGCTGGCTGTTCTTAATGGGGGTTTATTGCCGACAGAGTGGAATAATACAAATATCACGCTAATACCGAAAGTGAGAAAGCCAGAGCAGGTAAAAGATCTAAGGCCTATAAGTCTATGCAATGTCTTATATAAGATTGTCTCAAAGGTGCTAGCAAATAGATTGAAAGCCATACTCCCAGGGATTATCTCTCCTCCACAGAGTGCCTTTGTCCCTGGTAGACTGATATCTGATAATACCCTGATTGGTTATGAAGTTTTGCATTACATGAGAAGGAaaaagaaggggggggggggggggggggggggcaaggtTATGCTGCTATTAAACTTGATATGAGTAAAGCATATGACAGGGTAGAATGGGCTTTCTTGCAGGCCATGATGGAGAGAATGGGTTTTGATGGTAGATGGATAAATCTTATTATGAACTGTGTGTCGTCCGTTAAATATAAAGTCAAGGTTAATGGTGTTCTAACGGATGAGATTAATCCTGAAAGAGTGTTGCGGCAAGGTGATCCATTATCACCTTATCTCTTTCTTTTATGTGCTGAGGGCTTCTCGGCATTGCTGCAAAAGGCCGAAGATGATGGTATGATCAGAGGAGTGAAGGTATGTCGTAGGGCGCCAAGTATCACTACTGGaggcgcatgctttgccgagggcctctagccctcggcaaaggcccagaaaccctcggcaaaggctttgccgagggctgccctcggtaaagacccctcggggaatttttagacggcgaaggggtctttgccgagggccaggacggccctcggcaaagaaaagaagccgtcaggcgccggcgccgttggcggtttctttgccgagggccgaccctcggtaaagaaatggtttttttttgaatttgtttgccgagggccgatcctcggcaaataatttttttaaaaaaacctttgccgagggcctcctccctggccctcgacaaagaaattttcaggatttttttaaaattctttgccgagggccggccctcggcaaagaaatggtttttttgaatttttttaaccctttgccgagggcctgctccctggccctcggcaaagaaattgtcaggatttttttccaaaaaaatctttgccaagggctattgcttgggccctcggcaaaggacccttctttgccgagggccttggtcattgccctcggcaaagaggcagaaatttaatttttttttattttttgcattccatcgacacaagcatttcatatatatacatatatatcacacagaacccattttctcacaatatatcacaaccataattgtgaaccacaaatcacaatatattacaacaagtcacatgttcatcatcattcacatgtttattacgacaagttaatgaaatccaagcacaagtcacaaccataaatcacaaatcacgctaaagtccaaccacatcacctagcacgagtcctcatcaagctagcctatgagacaatggtgaaggaaaagcaggatcacccggtgacgcactagcgggttgattggaacccatAGACGGAAGCTgtacaaaggagcagagattgcatgtgtgagtaatccgggaaaacagttttgaaacttagagattgcatctagtattgtaggaatacaaaaagattagactcaattgaaaatttcggcagcacctcccctgcacggggaggtttccaaaacctgcaagaaacgacggcacgaacgccgacatccacaacgtcACGAAcgtcgacatccacaacggcacgaaggcctacatacatgcaaagcacaagcgaaaagtgaactttcatacttacaggagtagctgcaggagtaggaggtggaagagctgaaaactgcacaggtacacccgatgcttgcccaagactttgcatgatcaccatcatctccgccatctgcttctgcgcggcctcgaacgcgaccttctgggcctgcagctgtgcggtcagctccacattctgctcttgactttgcctttttgtttcttgcagcttgacctgcaatatttcactccaatgtatcagtaatgcaaatctaatttaggtgtgtaaatatctacgtacgatgagtaaaacaggaattacctagagtgcttggacctgctgcagtgctggagaaggccgtggacgtatgggctggctggagctcgtgctccgtgctcggatagcgtcgagggagggaacagtggtggggtCGATgtcgccgtctgcaatccacagccgcccatgcttcttgcctcctccgagcctcatgatcgcctctgcattaatgggctcagtgcgcacattgtaatcttccccatagatcttccttaccgttgacgtgtactcttggactttagtgtacacgttcgggtcggagtacacctggggcggggcCGCCGGGTCGAACGAGACAGAGGACgatgccctgcccatgtgggacatagcccacgcagagaactccgagacctcctcgcccgggtgcgcagcctcctgcgagaaagacaggaagatggtgagaaatcaagcataattgagcgtcaaaataaatgaaagaaatcacttacgtatgcttgtttgtatccggggaggctacggctgccttgatggtgagttggaccttgcctcatcagacgctgttctcgctgcctctcgtgcgtgtcaacaaagtcctgtgataaccacttatccacgatcatggcccagcactcgagatacgatcggcaccaccagggaatcacctacaagtcatcgagtatttgacatataagaagatgaaattgaacctacttaatatcaaaatgaatcattatgaatgttatttgcctacctcaaggtactggtcctgggtcagcgtaatccgtcttgcttgaggcttggggagggactacctaagtaccgacctgtagtagtctatgtgggcctggacgtGCCCATGGTGGTACATCTCAGTGacatacttcctacaagctgcggcagccgcccgatccgcctgggcctcaagtccttctttggccttgaaatatttctgcatacaaaaccgatgtatccattcattatttcaataaaagatttaaccaatgaatgcgatgtattaagcaatgttgtccgagagagacttacccaaaactccgccaatactcgctcctgcttgttgcggtaagtgtcatccatgaccagcgcgtacctgtcccagttggaggccggctcctgcaccaccggctcttcggacagttgcacaatgccggggtaccatttcctgcacaaaacaccaaggttgctcgcgggggtgcgtgctggagtacccgacaaaaccaaccaggccttgcacaagtgattaagaaaatttatcagtttctcttaagatttccaacatatcttatgaagtagttgtgataacatccatagttacttacctctttgccataggccgaatcactgagcggttgtgaggaagcgaaaccggagggaggctcgtgggacctcgctcgtagagagtccgggtagcggtaccctctccctcgccctcgagcgcctcgcctccctcgccctcgagcgcctcatCTCCCTCGCCCGTCTactgacccctctcgtcctccaacgaggacgaggccgtggccgtcacgtgctcctcctccagcacctcgtcacgtgttgagggaggagaccgctgcctcctgcggTGGCTGgccctggtcctcctctcgtcacctcctgcgGATGCTACCCcggacgacgacccctcacctcgaaggagagggcggtctctcccgtaaaccgagggcgtgtcacggtgtggacgtctgctcgccatctttgtccaatcacctgcaatcacaaagaatgaacaagactaattagtacatatattagaaatagattcaaaatatataaacaaaacacaaattaaaaaaccatagtattacatgtattaggaataatcttcatgattgggatcataggtctcatcatcactgtcaaaattgtccaaatgggcaacactatccgaaggttctatgttgtcatcgtcgtcattgcctagaagtaatcgctcaagcattgctatgtcattggcatttaccaccacatctccatcgacctcatCATCAAtcgtttcgttgtctacttccatttcgattgcttcgagtaagactatctcaaacgtgcctggtagcccatcttcttgatagaactgtccatcatatgtgtttgcgttgaagttgtaatcatcatcgtttggggcaggtagtttaccatgtggagatacctggtgcacaatagcccaacccttaagatcctctttgtcttggttggtgtatcgagtataatacacctgcatggcctgttgagccacaatgtagacatcttttccaggatagatggaatcttctcgaatctccactagcccaagatgagggtttCGTCttgttgatcgaggattaaaccagtggcatttgaacatgacaggtttaagaggttcgtctccatgaaatgagagttcatagatttcctcaactctaccatgatagtcgaggccatcagtgccgggcgtacaaactccactatttgtggtttttcgtttgggctgaatctgctcgtaacttgttgtgtggaagcgatatccattcatgtcatagccggtaaatgacttcaccctaacatcacagccgtttgcaacttGTTTCAACTCGTCGCTCATGGACGAatcggtctgggcctgcaaggtgaatcatgatagatcgttatattaatcaaacgtacgatcaccttggacgatcgaacgtacgagctaaattggacattaccttttgtttgaaccaagaaataaaatcaggcctccctgctcccgcaccccgcgaaacaagggtgtcttgttcatgcgaggtaggatcccttgattgatgccagaattcacgaacaaattccctgtccgaacgagaatcaatggggttggatgcagaatagtgacggcatattgaaataagttcattgagaacttacttgatgaacggctgcacctcggtaaggttattcaacacatatagcatgatactgcgccactcttcatttcccaatagctttggggttgatccacttgcgctgccgagttggccttggaaaaggctcagggtcgattcattttcaccagtattgtaacgagagggtggattatgattgctaggaaggttcggcttgtagtatagcgttgtgaagtttgccacctcctcccgaaggcatgcctctacaatggaagcctcaattctggctttatttgtacattttttgcgaagagtctttagacatctcttgattggatagcaccaacgggcctgcacgcccCCCCCCAAATGTGCCTCGgacaggaggtgcacaatcagatgttgcatcggcaagaagaagccgggtggaaagatcttctccagcttacagagcaacacaggtgccactttttccaagtcctgagcgacggtccgagatatctccttggcacaaagctggcggaagaaaaagctcaactctgccagcacttgccagacatgctcagggacatagcctcggaccatcgtcagaagaagccgctcaatccatatgtggtagtcatgactcttcatcccattgactcacagagtgcctaagttcactcccctgctaagattcaCTGCATATCCATCTAAAAACATTAACATCTACATCCAttttagtacctccctcctttgatcAATTTAcaagacgaaattgaccttaggccttttttAGTTCTTGTTTtggccactaggaggctgcatcgcttgattcggtctatcgcacaacgtcgctaggtccactctagccttaacgttgtccttagacttgtcagtgtccatgagagttccctaAAGTGCCTcgacgatattcttttcagtgtgcattacatcaatgttatgtggcagaagaaggtcatcgaaataggggagcctcgtcaagctggatttatgagtccacatatgttcctcaccatatcccacaaaaccaccttcttcattgggcacgagagcatctatctgaacacgaacctcggcaccagtcctcaagtgcggtttagggtctgtcactttgacacctttcgtaaagctcttgatgtcttctctaaactcatggtttagagggaggaactgacgatgctggtcgaacgacgaatacttgccaccctt
This genomic interval carries:
- the LOC136513108 gene encoding glutathione S-transferase 4, translated to MATPAVKVYGWAISPFVSRALLALEEAGVDYELVPMSRQAGDHRRPEHLARNPFEKVPVLEDGDLTLFESRAIARHVLRKHKPELLGTGNLEQAALVDVWLEVEAHQLSPLAIAIVVECIFTPFLGRERNQAVVDENVEKLKKVLEVYEARLSQSKYLAGDFLSLADLSHFTIMHCFMATEYATLVEALPHVSAWWESLAARPATKKVAEFMPVGTAGAPQK